One Gadus morhua chromosome 23, gadMor3.0, whole genome shotgun sequence DNA segment encodes these proteins:
- the rec8b gene encoding REC8 meiotic recombination protein b isoform X2, translating into MFYYPNVLHRHTGCFSTIWLAATKGIKMNRRELMKVNVGRTCQDIMDYVLVRVPPPTPDLPKPRFSLYLSSQLQYGVVIVYHNQCRFLLEDSQQTVERLFQPTPWNRIDIAESDRLTLDVPDNLFLMEEAEGAQDPFFGLMRADQLPSPYKIQQPKMLTQDTASQHSLLASPLIASNGFSLPAAVITLREKEQLGIHAAECFEGAELPEATAKELDMLMAQQDQFCDVEEQERERAATVDTEGARISIDKLKETAPRADTDSVWILDDETGQPFAVPRATLSREMTPPTAAVVDIPPEGSSGRGRGPEKGTEPVAESSTGGEADAPPRRGRRGCVVGGRRRQLDFADAEVQISEPAMRRQLENLLAETLSPAEVLLPVHFLAKSARPDQLFSTPSSVLYHPDLLSLWKQGSHLVTLPHSGHDGRLGGEEEEEVLGSEQDRETLRRRRESSFREIPRHSAEPGLQLTDASSVSDVPLDVSRGDKSHSDIVTPASRWSPQGEVQDLMQPIAEEYVEMPELPQTHAPSGDLSAPDLLRLVSFLLQRIGQVTFDTLLPPEASRSHTAHTLSKLLELVSSRELMVQQRGPYRTILITKPEPNTHTNTHTHTQNP; encoded by the exons ATGTTTTACTATCCAAATGTCCTTCATCGACACACTGGGTGTTTTTCAACAATCTg GTTGGCGGCCACCAAAGGCATCAAGATGAACCGCAGAGAACTCATGAAGGTCAACGTGGGGCGAACATG CCAAGACATCATGGACTACGTGCTGGTCCGTGTTCCTCCGCCGACCCCTGACCTTCCCAAGCCCAGGTTCTCGCTCTACCTGTCCTCTCAACTGCAGTACGGAGTGGTAATCGTCTATCACAATCAATGCCGCTTTCTCTTAG AGGACTCGCAGCAGACCGTGGAGCGTCTATTCCAACCCACGCCATGGAACCGCATCGATATCGCAGAGTCTGACAG GCTGACTCTGGATGTGCCTGACAACCTGTTTCtgatggaggaggcagagggagcTCAGGACCCCTTCTTTGGTCTGATGCGGGCGGACCAGCTGCCCAGTCCCTACAAGATACAGCAG CCTAAAATGCTGACTCAGGACACTGCCTCACAGCACTCCCTGCTGGCCAGTCCTCTCATCGCATCCAATG GTTTCAGCTTGCCTGCGGCTGTAATCActctgagagagaaggagcagctTGGCATCCACGCTGCTGAG TGTTTTGAAGGAGCTGAGCTGCCCGAGGCTACAGCCAAGGAGCTGGATATGCTAATGGCCCAACAGGATCAGTTTTGTGACG tagaggagcaggagagggagagggcagcaACTGTGGATACGGAGGGAGCCAGAATCTCTATCGACAA GTTGAAAGAGACTGCGCCGCGGGCCGACACAGACAGTGTGTGGATCCTGGACGATGAGACGGGCCAGCCCTTCGCCGTTCCCCGGGCGACCCTCTCGAGGGAGATGACCCCCCCGACGGCTGCTGTGGTGGACATTCCCCCAGAGGGTTcctcggggagagggagggggcctGAGAAGGGGACGGAGCCAGTGGCGGAGAGCTCCACCGGTGGAGAG GCGGATGCTCCCCCTCGCAGGGGGAGACGCGGCTGTGTTGTGGGAGGCCGCAGGCGTCAGCTTGACTTTGCAGACGCAGAGGTCCAGATCTCTGAGCCGGCCATGAGAAGACAGCTAGAGAACCTGCTAGCTGAGACCCTAAGCCCG GCCGAAGTGTTGCTGCCGGTCCACTTCTTAGCCAAATCGGCCCGTCCTGATCAGCTCTTCAGCACTCCCTCTAGTG TTCTGTACCACCCTGATCTCCTGTCACTATGGAAACAAGGCTCCCATCTCGTCACCCTGCCTCATTCCGGACACGACGGCAGGTTGGggggtgaagaggaggaagaggttttGGGTTCTGAGCAGGACCGGGaaacactgaggaggaggagggagagcagctTCAGAGAG atcccAAGGCACTCGGCGGAGCCTGGGTTGCAGCTCACAGATGCCTCAT CTGTGTCAGACGTCCCCCTGGATGTTTCCAGAGGGGATAAATCTCACAGTGACATCGTCACCCCGGCCAGCAGATG GTCTCCCCAGGGTGAAGTGCAGGACTTGATGCAGCCAATAGCTGAGGAGTACGTGGAGATGCCTGAGCTgccccaaacacacgcaccgaGCGGGGACCTCTCTGCTCCAGACCTGCtcag ACTGGTGTCCTTCCTTCTCCAGAGGATTGGTCAGGTGACCTTCGACACTCTGCTGCCCCCGGAGGCCAGCCGCAGCCACACAGCTCACACTCTCTCCAAACTCCTAG AGCTGGTGTCATCCAGGGAGCTAATGGTACAACAGCGTGGGCCCTATAGAACCATCTTGATTACCAAACCCgaaccgaacacacacacaaacacacacacacacacacaaaatccatAA
- the rec8b gene encoding REC8 meiotic recombination protein b isoform X1 — MFYYPNVLHRHTGCFSTIWLAATKGIKMNRRELMKVNVGRTCQDIMDYVLVRVPPPTPDLPKPRFSLYLSSQLQYGVVIVYHNQCRFLLEDSQQTVERLFQPTPWNRIDIAESDRLTLDVPDNLFLMEEAEGAQDPFFGLMRADQLPSPYKIQQPKMLTQDTASQHSLLASPLIASNGFSLPAAVITLREKEQLGIHAAECFEGAELPEATAKELDMLMAQQDQFCDAVEEQERERAATVDTEGARISIDKLKETAPRADTDSVWILDDETGQPFAVPRATLSREMTPPTAAVVDIPPEGSSGRGRGPEKGTEPVAESSTGGEADAPPRRGRRGCVVGGRRRQLDFADAEVQISEPAMRRQLENLLAETLSPAEVLLPVHFLAKSARPDQLFSTPSSVLYHPDLLSLWKQGSHLVTLPHSGHDGRLGGEEEEEVLGSEQDRETLRRRRESSFREIPRHSAEPGLQLTDASSVSDVPLDVSRGDKSHSDIVTPASRWSPQGEVQDLMQPIAEEYVEMPELPQTHAPSGDLSAPDLLRLVSFLLQRIGQVTFDTLLPPEASRSHTAHTLSKLLELVSSRELMVQQRGPYRTILITKPEPNTHTNTHTHTQNP, encoded by the exons ATGTTTTACTATCCAAATGTCCTTCATCGACACACTGGGTGTTTTTCAACAATCTg GTTGGCGGCCACCAAAGGCATCAAGATGAACCGCAGAGAACTCATGAAGGTCAACGTGGGGCGAACATG CCAAGACATCATGGACTACGTGCTGGTCCGTGTTCCTCCGCCGACCCCTGACCTTCCCAAGCCCAGGTTCTCGCTCTACCTGTCCTCTCAACTGCAGTACGGAGTGGTAATCGTCTATCACAATCAATGCCGCTTTCTCTTAG AGGACTCGCAGCAGACCGTGGAGCGTCTATTCCAACCCACGCCATGGAACCGCATCGATATCGCAGAGTCTGACAG GCTGACTCTGGATGTGCCTGACAACCTGTTTCtgatggaggaggcagagggagcTCAGGACCCCTTCTTTGGTCTGATGCGGGCGGACCAGCTGCCCAGTCCCTACAAGATACAGCAG CCTAAAATGCTGACTCAGGACACTGCCTCACAGCACTCCCTGCTGGCCAGTCCTCTCATCGCATCCAATG GTTTCAGCTTGCCTGCGGCTGTAATCActctgagagagaaggagcagctTGGCATCCACGCTGCTGAG TGTTTTGAAGGAGCTGAGCTGCCCGAGGCTACAGCCAAGGAGCTGGATATGCTAATGGCCCAACAGGATCAGTTTTGTGACG cagtagaggagcaggagagggagagggcagcaACTGTGGATACGGAGGGAGCCAGAATCTCTATCGACAA GTTGAAAGAGACTGCGCCGCGGGCCGACACAGACAGTGTGTGGATCCTGGACGATGAGACGGGCCAGCCCTTCGCCGTTCCCCGGGCGACCCTCTCGAGGGAGATGACCCCCCCGACGGCTGCTGTGGTGGACATTCCCCCAGAGGGTTcctcggggagagggagggggcctGAGAAGGGGACGGAGCCAGTGGCGGAGAGCTCCACCGGTGGAGAG GCGGATGCTCCCCCTCGCAGGGGGAGACGCGGCTGTGTTGTGGGAGGCCGCAGGCGTCAGCTTGACTTTGCAGACGCAGAGGTCCAGATCTCTGAGCCGGCCATGAGAAGACAGCTAGAGAACCTGCTAGCTGAGACCCTAAGCCCG GCCGAAGTGTTGCTGCCGGTCCACTTCTTAGCCAAATCGGCCCGTCCTGATCAGCTCTTCAGCACTCCCTCTAGTG TTCTGTACCACCCTGATCTCCTGTCACTATGGAAACAAGGCTCCCATCTCGTCACCCTGCCTCATTCCGGACACGACGGCAGGTTGGggggtgaagaggaggaagaggttttGGGTTCTGAGCAGGACCGGGaaacactgaggaggaggagggagagcagctTCAGAGAG atcccAAGGCACTCGGCGGAGCCTGGGTTGCAGCTCACAGATGCCTCAT CTGTGTCAGACGTCCCCCTGGATGTTTCCAGAGGGGATAAATCTCACAGTGACATCGTCACCCCGGCCAGCAGATG GTCTCCCCAGGGTGAAGTGCAGGACTTGATGCAGCCAATAGCTGAGGAGTACGTGGAGATGCCTGAGCTgccccaaacacacgcaccgaGCGGGGACCTCTCTGCTCCAGACCTGCtcag ACTGGTGTCCTTCCTTCTCCAGAGGATTGGTCAGGTGACCTTCGACACTCTGCTGCCCCCGGAGGCCAGCCGCAGCCACACAGCTCACACTCTCTCCAAACTCCTAG AGCTGGTGTCATCCAGGGAGCTAATGGTACAACAGCGTGGGCCCTATAGAACCATCTTGATTACCAAACCCgaaccgaacacacacacaaacacacacacacacacacaaaatccatAA